The following proteins are encoded in a genomic region of Musa acuminata AAA Group cultivar baxijiao chromosome BXJ2-11, Cavendish_Baxijiao_AAA, whole genome shotgun sequence:
- the LOC135627691 gene encoding protein REVEILLE 1-like — METREQQQPVCNSHNQMHVDAKTPIPQSKEIDSSGEEQAPRVRKPYTITKQREKWTEEEHSKFLEALQLYGRAWRRIEEHIGTKTAVQIRSHAQKFFSKVVRESGSNDSTVTLKAIEIPPPRPKRKPLRPYPRKLGNSSSKETPALKQLERPPLQTHTICEEENRSPTSVLSAVGSEALGSMFSNSQNICSSPVASAAGSNDQDNGGQLPTMTVQGKHKLPRFGPRLDQSLMVIDQCSDMHTSPEAQVPALKLFGKMVVLTDLNKSSAPNNGNAAKAKLTVAVDTKECQENKAFDLNSKLEMCLQSAAHGVPPRDSTRSACNAYPGVIPPMFYCFPLVGDDFVEHMFLPPPWSMYGNLPFPFVYPQLQHPQQSPMEAAGEQEMQGEGSWSGSNTASISGWGLSDQNVDGVDSKKAAKAGGGSSARGFVPYRRCAIESEAQHSVTVSDDGEGQAIRLCL, encoded by the exons GAGCAACAGCAACCTGTTTGTAACTCCCACAATCAAATGCATGTGGATGCAAAAACACCAATTCCTCAGTCCAAGGAGATCGACTCATCTGGGGAGGAACAGGCTCCTAGG GTGAGAAAACCTTACACCATAACCAAGCAGCGAGAGAAATGGACAGAGGAAGAACACAGTAAGTTTCTCGAAGCTTTACAACTGTATGGGCGTGCTTGGCGTCGTATAGAAG AGCATATAGGTACCAAGACAGCAGTCCAGATCAGGAGTCATGCCCAAAAATTCTTTTCTAAG GTTGTTCGCGAATCTGGCAGTAATGACAGCACAGTCACCTTGAAGGCCATCGAGATTCCTCCCCCTCGACCCAAGAGAAAACCGTTACGCCCGTATCCCCGCAAATTGGGCAACTCATCGAGCAAGGAGACTCCTGCTCTAAAACAACTTGAGAGGCCACCTTTGCAAACTCATACAATTTGTGAGGAAGAGAACAGATCACCTACCTCCGTTTTGTCGGCTGTTGGGTCAGAAGCCCTGGGCTCCATGTTCTCCAATAGCCAAAACATTTGCTCATCTCCAGTTGCATCTGCTGCTGGATCAAATGACCAAGACAATGGAGGACAGTTGCCTACCATGACAGTTCAAGGAAAGCATAAGCTTCCACGTTTTGGCCCGAGATTAGACCAGTCTTTGATG GTGATAGATCAGTGTTCTGATATGCACACATCACCTGAAGCTCAGGTACCAGCTCTCAAGCTGTTTGGAAAGATGGTAGTGTTGACTGATCTAAACAAATCATCTGCTCCTAACAACGGGAATGCAGCAAAGGCCAAGCTAACCGTGGCTGTCGACACCAAAGAATGCCAAGAGAACAAAGCTTTTGATTTGAATTCCAAGTTGGAAATGTGTTTGCAAAGCGCGGCACATGGAGTTCCACCTAGGGATTCAACTAGAAGTGCATGCAATGCTTATCCTGGTGTTATACCCCCCATGTTCTATTGTTTTCCATTAGTTGGAGATGACTTTGTAGAACATATGTTCCTCCCTCCGCCGTGGTCTATGTATGGCAACTTGCCTTTCCCATTTGTCTATCCACAACTGCAGCATCCTCAGCAATCCCCGATGGAAGCCGCAGGTGAACAAGAGATGCAGGGGGAAGGTTCTTGGAGTGGTTCTAACACGGCATCTATCAGTGGCTGGGGACTAAGTGACCAGAATGTCGATGGGGTAGACTCAAAGAAAGCAGCAAAAGCTGGGGGTGGAAGCTCTGCTAGAGGATTTGTACCATATCGAAGGTGTGCCATTGAAAGTGAAGCTCAGCATTCAGTGACAGTAAGCGATGATGGTGAAGGCCAGGCGATAAGATTGTGTTTATAG